CGATCCACCTGATGCATGCCACGACTTTAGCGGGAGTAACAACGCGCCAAAACTGTTTGATCTTGACGATCAAGAGCGATTGCATGCTTACAAGCCCCAGAATCCGTAAGTCGGAACAAGTTTCGCGCAACCGTTTTCATCTGAAATTGAAGCTGAGTTCACCAGCAGACGTAAATCCCGAATTAATCGGGTGGTTGGTCAACGCCTATTCCCTGAGCGCCTGAGACTCAGACGCTGCTATGAAATCCTGTGAGCCAGATCGGGGATGGCTCGCATAGACTATGGGAAAACTATCTCTGTAAATTTTTA
This genomic stretch from bacterium harbors:
- a CDS encoding DUF5655 domain-containing protein, with protein sequence MKEEPNAFDIKSHFDGKGEVVRQTYDELLKVLRKRYPITENPKKKSIHLMHATTLAGVTTRQNCLILTIKSDCMLTSPRIRKSEQVSRNRFHLKLKLSSPADVNPELIGWLVNAYSLSA